A genomic window from Sanguibacter antarcticus includes:
- a CDS encoding GH1 family beta-glucosidase: MNVVPHVQPQQTTENRQFPSAFLWGSATASYQIEGAADEGGRGRSIWDTFSHTPGKTLGGDTGDVADDHYHRWAEDVEHIRRLGLGAYRFSISWSRVQPGGSGDFNPEGIAFYSALVDALIAAGVKPVVTLYHWDLPQELEDEGGWTNRATAYAFAEYARRMAVELGDRIDVWTTLNEPWCSAYLGYGSGVHAPGRTEAEGALRAVHHLNLAHGLAGRAIRDVLGESVRLSVTLNLHVIRPADPTSEGDLDAVRQIDALANRAFLGPMLDGSYPADLLVDTAAVSDWSFVEEGDTQIANIGLDVLGINYYSTVQVRRVLDGGPVIARNDGHGAAAASPWIGVTDIEFVQQPGPYTAMGWNIEPAGMTELLLSVHRAYPDQQLMVTENGAAFHDEVGADGHVHDMDRVAYLHDHIDAVGQAIDAGADVRGYFAWSLLDNFEWGYGYDRRFGIIRVDYETLERTWKDSAFWYRSLAVSGRLPSTSEIVYDVA; encoded by the coding sequence GTGAACGTTGTGCCGCACGTCCAGCCGCAACAGACCACCGAGAACCGACAGTTTCCGTCTGCCTTCCTCTGGGGGTCCGCGACGGCGTCCTACCAGATCGAAGGGGCAGCCGACGAGGGAGGCCGGGGGAGGTCCATCTGGGACACGTTCTCCCACACCCCGGGCAAGACGCTCGGTGGGGACACCGGAGACGTTGCGGACGATCACTATCACCGATGGGCCGAGGACGTCGAGCACATCCGCAGGCTCGGTCTGGGCGCCTACCGCTTCTCGATCTCCTGGTCACGGGTCCAGCCCGGAGGGTCGGGAGACTTCAACCCGGAGGGCATCGCGTTCTACTCCGCTCTCGTCGACGCGCTCATCGCCGCGGGGGTGAAGCCGGTCGTCACGCTCTATCACTGGGACCTTCCCCAAGAGCTCGAGGACGAGGGAGGGTGGACCAACCGGGCGACGGCCTACGCTTTCGCCGAGTACGCACGCCGGATGGCTGTCGAGCTCGGAGACCGGATCGACGTCTGGACCACGCTCAACGAACCGTGGTGCTCTGCCTACCTCGGCTACGGCTCGGGGGTGCATGCGCCGGGTCGCACCGAGGCTGAGGGTGCGCTCCGGGCGGTCCACCACCTCAATCTCGCGCACGGCCTCGCCGGACGGGCCATCCGAGACGTTCTCGGTGAGAGCGTGCGGTTGTCCGTGACGCTCAATCTTCATGTCATCCGCCCGGCAGACCCCACCAGCGAGGGTGACCTCGATGCGGTGCGCCAGATCGACGCGCTCGCGAACCGCGCCTTCCTCGGCCCCATGCTCGACGGGTCCTATCCGGCGGACCTGCTCGTCGACACGGCCGCGGTGAGCGACTGGTCGTTCGTCGAGGAGGGGGACACGCAGATCGCGAACATCGGGCTCGACGTCCTCGGCATCAACTACTACTCGACCGTCCAGGTCCGGCGGGTGCTGGACGGGGGCCCGGTGATCGCGCGCAACGACGGCCACGGCGCGGCTGCGGCGAGCCCGTGGATCGGCGTCACGGACATCGAGTTCGTCCAGCAGCCTGGCCCCTACACGGCCATGGGGTGGAACATCGAGCCGGCGGGCATGACGGAGCTGTTGCTCTCTGTGCACCGGGCCTACCCGGACCAGCAGCTCATGGTCACCGAGAACGGCGCGGCATTCCACGACGAGGTGGGTGCGGACGGCCACGTCCATGACATGGATCGCGTCGCGTACCTCCACGACCACATCGACGCGGTCGGGCAGGCGATCGACGCCGGTGCGGACGTCCGTGGCTACTTCGCATGGTCGCTGCTCGACAACTTCGAGTGGGGATATGGCTACGACCGCCGGTTCGGGATCATCCGTGTCGACTACGAGACGCTCGAGCGCACGTGGAAGGACTCAGCGTTCTGGTACCGCTCGCTGGCCGTCTCGGGGCGCCTGCCGTCGACGTCGGAGATCGTGTACGACGTCGCCTGA
- the nrdH gene encoding glutaredoxin-like protein NrdH — protein sequence MSITVYSKPACVQCDATYRALDKKGIEYSIVDISQDPEALEMVRGLGYLQAPVVVAGNEHWSGFRPDQINALAAKVSIAAA from the coding sequence ATGAGCATCACGGTCTACAGCAAGCCGGCATGCGTCCAGTGCGACGCGACCTACCGAGCCCTCGACAAGAAGGGCATCGAGTACTCGATCGTCGACATCAGCCAGGACCCAGAAGCGCTGGAGATGGTGCGTGGGCTCGGCTACCTGCAGGCACCCGTGGTGGTTGCTGGCAACGAGCACTGGTCGGGCTTCCGCCCCGACCAGATCAACGCTCTCGCAGCAAAGGTCTCCATCGCTGCCGCCTGA
- the nrdI gene encoding class Ib ribonucleoside-diphosphate reductase assembly flavoprotein NrdI, with product MASLVYFSSTSENTHRFVQRLGLPAQRIPVRPTEDFLQVDEPYVLVVPTYGGGNEGGAVPRQVVKFLNDERNRSLVRGVIAAGNTNFGSAYCIAGRIVAAKCDVPYLYGFELLGTAEDVLHVREGLDQFWQRQSQIPA from the coding sequence ATGGCGAGCCTCGTGTATTTTTCGAGCACGTCCGAGAACACCCACCGGTTCGTGCAGCGGCTCGGTCTACCGGCCCAGCGCATCCCGGTGCGACCCACAGAAGATTTTCTCCAGGTCGACGAGCCGTATGTGCTCGTCGTGCCGACCTACGGCGGCGGCAACGAGGGCGGCGCCGTACCTCGTCAGGTGGTGAAGTTTCTCAACGACGAGCGCAACCGCTCGCTCGTTCGCGGTGTCATCGCCGCCGGCAACACGAACTTTGGCTCTGCTTATTGCATCGCCGGCAGGATCGTCGCCGCCAAGTGCGACGTCCCGTACCTGTACGGCTTCGAGCTTCTTGGAACTGCTGAGGACGTCTTGCACGTCCGTGAAGGATTGGATCAGTTTTGGCAACGACAGTCACAGATTCCGGCGTAG